A genome region from Salvia splendens isolate huo1 chromosome 19, SspV2, whole genome shotgun sequence includes the following:
- the LOC121779150 gene encoding uncharacterized protein LOC121779150 — MDWFRQITVVYLTKLGVHAEHGFHETASSHRFAVETLHNVRHFLSGQDTTEHPALGTISRMIEEGLRISGEAERMDYRPSQRSAMDVDVPVRQKAKRRTKKKTACGESSSQPVHRSDDDFVEPPPPTSAVRGRHSVSHTGGTGDDIGLSDVPTSPPRSSVQDDIFGVDLENAVVQDTPPSRIPRSTSKIGKGIRGLFMRKRRDD; from the exons ATGGATTGGTTTCGGCAGATAACTGTTGTGTATTTAACCAAACTCGGCGTGCATGCTGAACATGGCTTCCACGAAACGGCATCTTCTCATAGATTCGcg gtggagacacTTCACAACGTGCGCCACTTTCTAAGTGGCCAAGATACGACAGAACATCCGGCTTTGGGAACCATTTCGAGGATGATTGAAGAAGGACTGCGGATATCCGGAGAGGCTGAGCGGATGGACTACCGTCCTTcgcagcgctctgcaatggacgtggacgtacccgtaaggcaaaaggcaaaacgacgaaccaaaaagaaaaccgcctgcggagagtcgtcatctcagCCCGTACACCgctccgatgacgattttgtgGAACCACCTCCACCTACATCTGCAGTTCGAGGccgtcattctgtcagccacaccgGTGGTACCGGCGACGACattggcctcagtgatgtccccacttctccaccgcggtcgtctgtgcaAGATGACATTTTTGGGGTGGATCTAGAGAacgctgttgttcaagatactcctccctcaaggatccctagatctacatccaaaattgggaaggggatacggggtttgtttatgcggaaacggcgaGATGATTAA
- the LOC121778545 gene encoding RNA polymerase sigma factor sigC-like isoform X2 produces the protein MGFRLNIKWGGLSVQSPLSTSSSSLPSSYSCRGRDVSYIMARVSAASVLYGETETQNDTSKAQASLSSHQLLEKYFLETRELKVGLGKGSGDSSVYRLLDNDTQLSSKEDESVSLTTARAMQTSQYRLLMKNLDVLEYMFADSDVAPTENVDESKVNDSVENRTGKVIVQSGKKELRKLRRNRSLEKESAILQELPSNDLHKAKLAPARRNSRSRNKKLRIAGNEAEMSSGVKMVAELEKLRVILEKDTGKMPRMSSWAEAAGVEKSELQRQLHYGWLCRDELLRSTRSLVLFIARNYWGLGVAFEDLIQAGWIGVLQGAERFDQSRGYKFSTYVQYWIRKSMSTLVARHARGVRVPCTLSKAINQVQKARKSLRTSNGKYPDDCEIAKFTGLTVAKIVSASKCLRVVGSINEKIGESTSTKYMEIIPDTSTMTPEEAVFRQHMIKDVHTLLHGLDSREREVIILRFGLGKSQCKSLEEIGRRFSVSKEWIRRIERAALTKLRNEESLKILDHYVYLSS, from the exons ATGGGTTTTAGGCTAAACATCAAATGGGGGGGTCTCTCAGTTCAGTCGCCTCTCTCCACAAGTTCTTCATCTTTGCCTTCTTCATATTCTT GTAGAGGCAGGGACGTTTCGTATATTATGGCGAGAGTATCTGCTGCTTCTGTCCTATATGGCGAGACCGAAACTCAAAACGATACTTCCAAGGCACAAGCTTCCTTGTCTTCCCATCAGCTCTTGGAGAAGTATTTCCTGGAAACTAGAGAATTAAAG GTGGGACTTGGAAAGGGCTCCGGAGATAGTAGTGTGTACAGGTTACTTGATAACGACACTCAGCTTTCTAGCAAAGAGGATGAGTCTGTCTCCCTTACCACCGCACGAGCAATGCAAACATCACAGTACAGATTGTTGATGAAGAATCTCGATGTGTTGGAGTACATGTTTGCTGATTCTGACGTG GCTCCAACTGAGAATGTTGATGAGTCCAAGGTAAATGACTCGGTGGAGAATCGTACAGGCAAGGTGATTGTTCAATCTGGGAAAAAAGAACTCAGAAAATTGAGAAGAAACAGATCGTTGGAGAAGGAAAGTGCTATTTTGCAAGAATTGCCTTCAAATGATCTTCATAAGGCTAAACTTGCCCCTGCTAGAAGAAACTCGAGATCCAGAAACAAAAAGCTCAGGATTGCTGGGAACGAGGCAGAGATGTCAAGTGGAGTTAAG ATGGTTGCAGAATTGGAAAAGCTGAGGGTGATACTGGAAAAGGATACCGGTAAAATGCCTAGGATGAGTAGCTGGGCCGAAGCTGCCGGAGTTGAGAAGAGTGAGCTGCAACGTCAGTTGCATTATGGATGGCTTTGTAGAGACGAGCTTTTAAGAAGCACGCGCTCCTTGGTTTTGTTTATTGCAAGAAATTACTGGGGACTTGGAGTAGCATTTGAAGATCTGATTCAG GCGGGGTGGATAGGTGTCTTGCAAGGTGCAGAGAGATTTGATCAATCAAGAGGGTACAAATTCTCAACCTACGTCCAGTATTGGATCAGGAAGTCGATGTCAACATTGGTGGCGAGACATGCCAGAGGAGTCCGTGTCCCT TGCACATTGAGCAAGGCCATTAATCAAGTACAGAAAGCACGAAAGTCCCTTCGTACGAGCAATGGAAAGTATCCAGATGACTGTGAAATCGCCAAGTTTACTGGTCTCACCGTAGCTAAAATCGTCTCAGCTAGCAAATGCCTCAGGGTTGTGGGATCAATCAATGAGAAAATAGGGGAATCCACCAGCACTAAGTATATG GAGATCATACCGGATACATCGACGATGACCCCCGAAGAAGCGGTTTTCAGACAGCATATGATCAAGGATGTGCACACACTTCTCCATGGGTTGGattcaagagagagagaggtaatAATCCTAAGATTCGGACTAGGTAAGAGTCAATGCAAATCTCTGGAGGAAATAGGGAGGCGTTTCAGTGTGAGCAAAGAGTGGATAAGAAGAATAGAGAGGGCTGCTCTTACAAAACTGAGGAATGAGGAATCTCTCAAAATTTTGGACCACTATGTATATCTTAGTAGTTAG
- the LOC121778545 gene encoding RNA polymerase sigma factor sigC-like isoform X1: MGFRLNIKWGGLSVQSPLSTSSSSLPSSYSCRGRDVSYIMARVSAASVLYGETETQNDTSKAQASLSSHQLLEKYFLETRELKVGLGKGSGDSSVYRLLDNDTQLSSKEDESVSLTTARAMQTSQYRLLMKNLDVLEYMFADSDVVRLERDILEQLERLGALRLFNSFLSSTIKSSTSFDLSKAPTENVDESKVNDSVENRTGKVIVQSGKKELRKLRRNRSLEKESAILQELPSNDLHKAKLAPARRNSRSRNKKLRIAGNEAEMSSGVKMVAELEKLRVILEKDTGKMPRMSSWAEAAGVEKSELQRQLHYGWLCRDELLRSTRSLVLFIARNYWGLGVAFEDLIQAGWIGVLQGAERFDQSRGYKFSTYVQYWIRKSMSTLVARHARGVRVPCTLSKAINQVQKARKSLRTSNGKYPDDCEIAKFTGLTVAKIVSASKCLRVVGSINEKIGESTSTKYMEIIPDTSTMTPEEAVFRQHMIKDVHTLLHGLDSREREVIILRFGLGKSQCKSLEEIGRRFSVSKEWIRRIERAALTKLRNEESLKILDHYVYLSS, encoded by the exons ATGGGTTTTAGGCTAAACATCAAATGGGGGGGTCTCTCAGTTCAGTCGCCTCTCTCCACAAGTTCTTCATCTTTGCCTTCTTCATATTCTT GTAGAGGCAGGGACGTTTCGTATATTATGGCGAGAGTATCTGCTGCTTCTGTCCTATATGGCGAGACCGAAACTCAAAACGATACTTCCAAGGCACAAGCTTCCTTGTCTTCCCATCAGCTCTTGGAGAAGTATTTCCTGGAAACTAGAGAATTAAAG GTGGGACTTGGAAAGGGCTCCGGAGATAGTAGTGTGTACAGGTTACTTGATAACGACACTCAGCTTTCTAGCAAAGAGGATGAGTCTGTCTCCCTTACCACCGCACGAGCAATGCAAACATCACAGTACAGATTGTTGATGAAGAATCTCGATGTGTTGGAGTACATGTTTGCTGATTCTGACGTGGTAAGGTTGGAACGAGATATTCTGGAGCAATTAGAAAGACTCGGTGCTCTAAGATTGTTCAATTCATTTCTATCAAGTACCATAAAATCCTCGACTTCTTTTGATTTGTCTAAGGCTCCAACTGAGAATGTTGATGAGTCCAAGGTAAATGACTCGGTGGAGAATCGTACAGGCAAGGTGATTGTTCAATCTGGGAAAAAAGAACTCAGAAAATTGAGAAGAAACAGATCGTTGGAGAAGGAAAGTGCTATTTTGCAAGAATTGCCTTCAAATGATCTTCATAAGGCTAAACTTGCCCCTGCTAGAAGAAACTCGAGATCCAGAAACAAAAAGCTCAGGATTGCTGGGAACGAGGCAGAGATGTCAAGTGGAGTTAAG ATGGTTGCAGAATTGGAAAAGCTGAGGGTGATACTGGAAAAGGATACCGGTAAAATGCCTAGGATGAGTAGCTGGGCCGAAGCTGCCGGAGTTGAGAAGAGTGAGCTGCAACGTCAGTTGCATTATGGATGGCTTTGTAGAGACGAGCTTTTAAGAAGCACGCGCTCCTTGGTTTTGTTTATTGCAAGAAATTACTGGGGACTTGGAGTAGCATTTGAAGATCTGATTCAG GCGGGGTGGATAGGTGTCTTGCAAGGTGCAGAGAGATTTGATCAATCAAGAGGGTACAAATTCTCAACCTACGTCCAGTATTGGATCAGGAAGTCGATGTCAACATTGGTGGCGAGACATGCCAGAGGAGTCCGTGTCCCT TGCACATTGAGCAAGGCCATTAATCAAGTACAGAAAGCACGAAAGTCCCTTCGTACGAGCAATGGAAAGTATCCAGATGACTGTGAAATCGCCAAGTTTACTGGTCTCACCGTAGCTAAAATCGTCTCAGCTAGCAAATGCCTCAGGGTTGTGGGATCAATCAATGAGAAAATAGGGGAATCCACCAGCACTAAGTATATG GAGATCATACCGGATACATCGACGATGACCCCCGAAGAAGCGGTTTTCAGACAGCATATGATCAAGGATGTGCACACACTTCTCCATGGGTTGGattcaagagagagagaggtaatAATCCTAAGATTCGGACTAGGTAAGAGTCAATGCAAATCTCTGGAGGAAATAGGGAGGCGTTTCAGTGTGAGCAAAGAGTGGATAAGAAGAATAGAGAGGGCTGCTCTTACAAAACTGAGGAATGAGGAATCTCTCAAAATTTTGGACCACTATGTATATCTTAGTAGTTAG
- the LOC121779151 gene encoding signal recognition particle 19 kDa protein-like: MDVDLQNIKKWVILYPIYINSKKTLAEGWRINLLLRQKTFAESACLRQAMKRTLDTFTEIWNFELMPPRKQLMLHVAELVPRHPGRTKKQEPTTSAAAGSKSGKAGKKKR, encoded by the exons ATGGATGTTGATTTGcagaatataaaaaaatgggtgATCTTGTACCCAATTTATATAAATTCAAAGAAAACCCTGGCCGAGGGATGGAGAATCAAT TTACTTTTGAGACAGAAAACTTTTGCTGAAAGTGCTTGTCTCAGGCAGGCAATGAAAAGGACGTTAGACACATTTACAGAGATT TGGAATTTTGAATTAATGCCTCCAA GGAAGCAACTAATGCTTCACGTTGCAGAGCTGGTTCCCCGACATCCGGGTCGGACGAAGAAACAGGAGCCCACCACGTCCGCTGCCGCCGGTTCTAAATCTGGAAAGGCTGGAAAGAAGAAGCGGTAG
- the LOC121778282 gene encoding pseudo histidine-containing phosphotransfer protein 2-like isoform X3, translating into MLSKYVSKSHRAIVYFAYFFNIISNAFWTSQNNCKMLHSFETKTTHTLKLHMEMGGPSLDLFLHLYINIFTYFLLNPEIQSVLSFTCFVLFLFITMEGNQLPCQASYMRNALFNQGYLDDQFLQLEDLQDEANPNFVEEVVKLFYSDSARLIRNIELTLENTPCDFEKLDNIMHQYKGSSSRCMRTFQEVKQEHASLKRKLENYFQLVREAR; encoded by the exons ATGTTAAGTAAATATGTTTCCAAATCGCATAGAGCGATTGtgtattttgcatattttttcaatataatttCAAATGCTTTTTGGACATCTCAAAACAACTGCAAGATGTTACACAGTTTTGAAACCAAGACAACTCATACACTAAAACTACACATGGAAATGGGGGGACCTTCCTTGGATCTTTTTCTCCATTTATACATCAATATTTTCACCTATTTCCTATTGAATCCAGAAATACAATCTGTTTTATCTTTCACTTGCTTCGTGCTATTTCTTTTTATTACAATGGAGGGTAATCAACTGCCATGCCAAGCTTCCTACATGAGAAATGCTCTATTCAACCAG GGATATCTCGATGATCAATTCCTTCAATTGGAAGATTTGCAAGATGAAGCTAACCCTAACTTTGTGGAAGAAGTGGTCAAGCTATTTTACTCAGACTCAGCCCGCCTTATTCGAAACATAGAACTGACACT AGAAAATACTCCCTGCGACTTCGAGAAACTGGATAATATCATGCATCAGTATAAGGGTAGCAGCTCTAG GTGCATGAGAACATTCCAAGAGGTAAAACAAGAACATGCATCTCTGAAGAGGAAGCTTGAGAACTATTTTCAG CTTGTAAGAGAAGCTCGATAA
- the LOC121778282 gene encoding pseudo histidine-containing phosphotransfer protein 5-like isoform X2, whose protein sequence is MLSKYVSKSHRAIVYFAYFFNIISNAFWTSQNNCKMLHSFETKTTHTLKLHMEMGGPSLDLFLHLYINIFTYFLLNPEIQSVLSFTCFVLFLFITMEGNQLPCQASYMRNALFNQGYLDDQFLQLEDLQDEANPNFVEEVVKLFYSDSARLIRNIELTLENTPCDFEKLDNIMHQYKGSSSSIGAKKVKKECTQFQEYCKVENIDGCMRTFQELVREAR, encoded by the exons ATGTTAAGTAAATATGTTTCCAAATCGCATAGAGCGATTGtgtattttgcatattttttcaatataatttCAAATGCTTTTTGGACATCTCAAAACAACTGCAAGATGTTACACAGTTTTGAAACCAAGACAACTCATACACTAAAACTACACATGGAAATGGGGGGACCTTCCTTGGATCTTTTTCTCCATTTATACATCAATATTTTCACCTATTTCCTATTGAATCCAGAAATACAATCTGTTTTATCTTTCACTTGCTTCGTGCTATTTCTTTTTATTACAATGGAGGGTAATCAACTGCCATGCCAAGCTTCCTACATGAGAAATGCTCTATTCAACCAG GGATATCTCGATGATCAATTCCTTCAATTGGAAGATTTGCAAGATGAAGCTAACCCTAACTTTGTGGAAGAAGTGGTCAAGCTATTTTACTCAGACTCAGCCCGCCTTATTCGAAACATAGAACTGACACT AGAAAATACTCCCTGCGACTTCGAGAAACTGGATAATATCATGCATCAGTATAAGGGTAGCAGCTCTAG CATTGGTGCCAAAAAAGTCAAGAAGGAATGCACACAATTTCAAGAATACTGCAAAGTTGAGAACATTGATGG GTGCATGAGAACATTCCAAGAG CTTGTAAGAGAAGCTCGATAA
- the LOC121778282 gene encoding pseudo histidine-containing phosphotransfer protein 5-like isoform X1, which produces MLSKYVSKSHRAIVYFAYFFNIISNAFWTSQNNCKMLHSFETKTTHTLKLHMEMGGPSLDLFLHLYINIFTYFLLNPEIQSVLSFTCFVLFLFITMEGNQLPCQASYMRNALFNQGYLDDQFLQLEDLQDEANPNFVEEVVKLFYSDSARLIRNIELTLENTPCDFEKLDNIMHQYKGSSSSIGAKKVKKECTQFQEYCKVENIDGCMRTFQEVKQEHASLKRKLENYFQLVREAR; this is translated from the exons ATGTTAAGTAAATATGTTTCCAAATCGCATAGAGCGATTGtgtattttgcatattttttcaatataatttCAAATGCTTTTTGGACATCTCAAAACAACTGCAAGATGTTACACAGTTTTGAAACCAAGACAACTCATACACTAAAACTACACATGGAAATGGGGGGACCTTCCTTGGATCTTTTTCTCCATTTATACATCAATATTTTCACCTATTTCCTATTGAATCCAGAAATACAATCTGTTTTATCTTTCACTTGCTTCGTGCTATTTCTTTTTATTACAATGGAGGGTAATCAACTGCCATGCCAAGCTTCCTACATGAGAAATGCTCTATTCAACCAG GGATATCTCGATGATCAATTCCTTCAATTGGAAGATTTGCAAGATGAAGCTAACCCTAACTTTGTGGAAGAAGTGGTCAAGCTATTTTACTCAGACTCAGCCCGCCTTATTCGAAACATAGAACTGACACT AGAAAATACTCCCTGCGACTTCGAGAAACTGGATAATATCATGCATCAGTATAAGGGTAGCAGCTCTAG CATTGGTGCCAAAAAAGTCAAGAAGGAATGCACACAATTTCAAGAATACTGCAAAGTTGAGAACATTGATGG GTGCATGAGAACATTCCAAGAGGTAAAACAAGAACATGCATCTCTGAAGAGGAAGCTTGAGAACTATTTTCAG CTTGTAAGAGAAGCTCGATAA